Below is a genomic region from Bacteroidota bacterium.
AAGGCCTTCTGTGTCTGCACAGTCAGTTGTGTACATTTTTCCGTCTGACGCTTTTAATTTCAGTTGTACGATAATTTCGTACAACTGACTAAACCCTTCTTTTGTGAGTTTTCGCTTTAAATCACTCCAGTATCTACGTGGGTTTTTACTCTGGGTCAATGTCTCTATAATGTCAATTACTGAGAAATACCATTTCTCAGATTCACTATCCCAATGAACTCTTATTTTTTTGGATTCAAATAGTTTTATTGAAGTCTCCTTTGTCATAACCTTATTATTATTCAAATTCAAAAATAATCATTCTTTTTCAGTCGTGCTTTTCTAGGACAACGGATTTTTACAATGAATGCCAACAGCAGTCTGTCTAATAACTCTAACCACCGATTAAATTTTTGTCAAATATAAAGCTATTTCTGCTTTGCTCAAAAATAATTTGTTTTTTTTAGGTTTATTTTTGCTAGAATTTCTTTTGATATTTTAAAATCCTAACTTATTATTTTTCTCTAAAGTGATGATTTACTTTTGCCATTTACATCCCGACCAAAAGGGGCGGGATAAATGTGAGAGCTGCACTTTGTTAGCCGTAGTTTTAACGAAGGAATACTGGCGGAGATTACTCCGTCAGCCGCCTACTAGATTAGCTAATGGGCTTTTTATAGTCTTTTTGGAAATCTTATATATTTTCTTATTCTTTTTTCAATTTCCAAATTGTTATCAAATTCAACTCCAAATAAATTATCATTTAGAATACTCAAAAATAAGTTGATTTTACTTAATGCCCTATCCATTCTAAGTTCATTATTTATATTTGATAATGGTGTGTATTTCTTCTCGCTAATCCAAGGTTTTGAATCTCGCTTATGATGAGCTATTAAGTTTCTTACTTCATTATAATAGTCTTTTAAGAATTTTTTTGAAAAGCTATCCGTATGAATCCACCATTTGTGTGTTTTAGTATTTTTTCCAATAGTTTTCTTTTTTGAGAGAAATCTAACATTGAAAACATCATCAAAGATTTTATCAGGTATTTGATATTGCGGGACATTAAAGAGTCCTTTCAATTCAAGAAATTCTTCTAAATACTTCCAAGCTGATAATAGTCTAAAATACTTATCATTTTGTTCATTTAATGAAGTAAAATACAAATAACAAAGATGAATATGAGTATTATTTATTTTATTAAGTTTTTGAATATTTAAAACATCTAAATGAATTGTTCCTAATCCAAATGTACCACCATCAATATATTCTTCGTTATCCTTATAGTCATAAGTTTTTGATTTTAGCGGTGTTAAATGAGAATCTGAAGGCGTTTCAATTATATAGAAGGTACTTTTATCTTCAAATTTGATATAAATTGGGTAATTTAAATAAACAGGGCATGAAAAAGCTGCTGCAATCTTATAGAGAAATTTGTTTAACTCTACAAAGGCTAAATAATGAATACAATATCTTTTGTCTGTCGATTTTTTCTTAGCCAATAGGTCTAAGATTTTCTTTTTACTTTCTGTTAAACTAAAATTGATTTCTATTGAATGCAGTTGTGGATTTGTATCTGAATTACAAATCATTGTAAAATTCTTATAGCTAATCTTTTCAGCCAAATGAATCCTTGACTTAAAATTATAATACTCTATTTTTAATGTTTGTGTCATCATCCTACTGCCTTGCAGCTAACGTCAGTCTGTCTAATAACCCTAACCACCGATTAAATTTTTGTCAAATATAAGGATATTTCTGCTTTACTCAACTTTTTCTATGGTCAAAAAAGATGTTAATCCAAAAATATAATTATTTTTTTCTTTTATCTAATGAACCGCTGTATACGAGACCCGTACGTACAGTGGTGTGAGAGGTGCACTTTGTTAGCCGTAGTTTTAACGAAGGAATATTGGTCCGTACGGATCAGCCGCCTACTCGATTAGCAACAGTTTTTTTACATTCCATAGTATAGTTTAATTCCTTCTGCAATAAGATTACCAGCCGCACCAATTCCAATATTCCATGAGCCATCAATCGTTTTCCCTAAGATTTTATGAGTCCAGGCATTTACTTTCTGACCAAATGTTTTTTTCTGAAAATCGGGTTCCTCAGAATCAATTATTTCCAATAATTCGCTAGAATCATTTTCACTTAATCCAATACTTTTTAAATAGTTCTCTAATTCAGATTTGTTTCCTTTTGAGATATTGATTGTTGCAGAAACATTTGCATGGTCACCAGTTGAAATAATGTTTCCGTCCCCAGAAGTATTTATTATTGTCTTGTTCATAATCGTAGTGATTTCGTCCTTTTTTGATTTTAGTTCATTTAGATCTGTAACGTTACCATACTCGGAATCAATTTTCAGCATAAAGTATAGAAGGTTATTCCTAACAATGGATAGTATTTCATCTACTACAATAATAGAAACAGATTTTTTGCAATTTATTAGTTGTAAATATGGGTTCCCAAGTTTTCTGAAATTTCGTTGTACGATACCTGTCATTTCTGCAGGAAGCGTATAGGACAATTCGCCTGATTTGTTTTCACTTTTTGTCTTTTCAAGAGATGAAACACTTTGGTCGAAATGCATGTTTTGAAGTACATTTTCCCATTCTTGACTTAGACCAACAGTAGGCACTGGTTGCTGATTATATTGCATGTCACCATTTATATAATCTCCAGTTAGGTTGCATTTATAAACACGGTATTTTGGAAGTCCTTTAATTCCACCATAACCTCTTAGTTCATTGTTTATCCAATCAAGCAATTCTTGGTTTTGTATTCTACTTGCTAATACTTTAGTTTTAAGTATTGGTGATGTAATTGATTTCTCTGTGTCAATCAATTCATTAATAATATCACTTATGAGTTTCATTTTCTTAAAATTGTTGCTAACATTAGTATAAACAGAACTTCCGTTTATTTCCATTATGTGCAGAAATACTTAAAAGCTTATAAGCCCCTATAATCCAATGGGTTCGCAATATCACCAAGCTCTTTGCTAATAATATGCATATAAATTTCTGTAGTTTTAATATTTTCATGTCCTAATAAATTTTGAATATATCTTAAATCTAATTGCAAATGTAATAATTATTAATTTGTTACACAATTCAGTGTGTTTTTTTGTTCTTAAACCAAATGCAACGCATTTGGTTTAGGTCTTAAAGGCTTTCAGCCTTTTCCACTAATAGTTAACCCCTGAGTTCAAAGAGTGCTTATAAACAAAAATAAGCCTGAAAGGCTTCAACAACAAAACTTACAAATACGCCAAAAAACCACAGGCTGAAAGCCTGAAATAAAGAACCTCCCTTAAGGACAAGACAATAATACAAATACTTGGCTACATTCATTTCAATGCTGTTTCTACAAGATGGTGCTTTGTTGATGGTTTTACAATCTATAAACATTCAAGTGCTTGCTTTTATGAACTTAATTTTCAAAGTGAATATAAAATTACACTTTAACGATATTATTGGATAAATTTGTATCTTAAAAAGAAATGTATTTAATTGAACCTCTCCACTAAAGTAATGAGTAAATATTCGTCAATTATTTCAATAAAAGCAAAATATCAATTAGCGATATTTATTGTTTTATTCCTTTTAGCTTTTAGTACTCATGCACAGACAAAGTCAATAAACATAGTTTGCAATGAAACTGATTTTCAGAATATTTACACAAATTATAAAGAGAATATTTACATTCCTGTTACAATAAAATACGAATCGCATCAATGGAATGCTGAAATGAGAATTAGAGGTGATGCTTCACGTGTTTTACCAAAAAAATCTTTTAAAATAAAATTCACAAACGACACATTTGTAACAGGAAAAACCACTTTAATTTTAAACTCCGAATATAACGACAAATCATACCTAAGAACTTTTTTAAGCACATATTTATTCAATCAATCAAATTATTATTGCTCCGAAGCTCAACATATCAAAGTTTTTCTTAACAGCAATTTTTTTGGGCTTTACCTTATGATGAATAATATTGATAATGAATTCTTAATTGCAAACAATCTTAATATTAACGCTAATCTTTACGAAAGCAAAAATCGTGGTGCGAGTTTAAATGTTTATGACAACATTCATTATCACTGGAAAAAAGAGAATAACAAATCTACAGATTGGAAAGACATTGAAAAATTAATTGATAATTTGAATGATTGTCCTGTTTCCGAATATTATCAATTTGCAAAAGCAACATTTGATTACGAAAAGATGATAAATATTATTGCCATAAATATGCTCATTGCAAACGGAAGCACTTATTATCATAACTATTACATTTATAACAATTCAGAGAAGTGGTTAATGATTCCTTGGGACTTTGATAAGACATTTTCCGCTTATGGAATTGAATATCCTTATCATTCAAGTTCGAACTATTGGACATCGGTTTTACATGACAATCCGTTTTTTGAAAAAGCTATTCTTTGCGAAGCTATTTTTAATGATGTTAAAACAAAACTCACTCAAATTCACAACAACATTTTTAACCCCCTTCATTTAAATCCAATCATTGACAGTATTAAGAATTCAATTTCTGAGGCAGTAGAAAGCGATTCAATCGATAATATTTCCGATACTAATGAATGGAAAAATGCAATAACTCAGGAAGTAGATTTTATCAAAAACAGATATGATGAACTGATTTTCCAATTCAATAATTTTCCATCTGCTTTTAATGTTATTGCAAAACCACATATCAATAATGATGAAGTAACTTTTAGCTGGAATAAATCAAAAAGTCCAAAAGGGAAAGTCATTTCCTACAAATTATATTACAGCTTAAACGATAATTTCTTTTCTGCTGAAACAAAAATTGTATCCAACATTAACGATACATTTTACAAATTATCACTTCCTGAAGGACAATATTTCTGGAAAGTTGTTGCCACTGACGGGATATTTGAAATAAATGGATTTGATGTACTGAACACATTTATAATCAATAATAATGTTGAAAATATTGTGATAAATGAAATCAACTATAATTCATCATCAAATTTTGACACTGATGACTGGGTTGAATTTTATAATCCCGATAATGTGGCAATTAACCTTAGCGGATATGTTTTTAAAGATAATTCACATTCCTACAAATTCAGGGAAGGCTGTATTATTGGAGCAAAAGATTATCTTGTCCTTTGTGAAAATGCCGAAGATTTTACTGATTATATTTCTGAAATTGACAATTATATTGGAAATACAAATTTTGGTTTTAGCAGTAATGGTGAAGTCCTTACTCTTTTTGATAGTTCAGGAAAAATAGTTGATGTTGTTGAGTATTCCCCTTCTTATCCTTGGGCAAGTGAAGCTGATGGCAAGGGACCAACACTTGAACTTATTCAGCCATATTTTGATAATTTCTTAGCAAAAAATTGGCGGGCATCTTCATTTCATGGAACAGCAGGAAAGCTAAACGGAGTTTATGGCTCATTAGAAATTTCAATAACAACTGATATTAAAATTTATCCTAATCCTGCAAATAATTTATTAAATATTATTGCCCCCAAAGAGACTAATATTGAAAGCATTACTATTTATAATTCTTTGGGAAAAGTAACTTTTCACAAAAATAAAATCCAAAGTAAAAATCCTGTAAAAATTGAACTCAATAAATTAGAATCAGGAATATATATTTTAAAACTTTGTACAGTTAAAAATACGCATTTAAAAAGATTTATTGTTGTCAAATGAAGTTATTAAAACCAAAAATATCATTCTTTTTTCTTTTAATATTAATCTTTGTATCAAATTACGTTTTTTCACAGGCTGTTGTCATCAATGAAATAATGTCTTTGAATTACAGCACATTACACGATAATGACAGCAATTTTTGCGATTGGATAGAAATTTATAATGATGATACAATTGCTATAAATTTAAAAAGCTATCATCTCTCTGACGATAATAATGAACTTTACAAATGGACATTCCCTGAAATTATTATTGAAGCAAAAGGATTTTTACTTTTAATGGCTTCAGGAAATGATATTAATGATGGAAAATATTTTCATACAAATTTTAAGATAAGTTCATCAGGAGAAAATATTTACTTTTCTGATAGTTCGGGAAATCTATTAACTGTTGCTCCTAAAATAGAACTTAAAGCAGACCAATCTTACGGAAGAGAAGTTGATGGGAAAAATAATTTTTTAATCTTTGACATCAGCAGTCCGGGAAGCTCAAATTCTGATAATGATATTTT
It encodes:
- a CDS encoding CotH kinase family protein, which encodes MSKYSSIISIKAKYQLAIFIVLFLLAFSTHAQTKSINIVCNETDFQNIYTNYKENIYIPVTIKYESHQWNAEMRIRGDASRVLPKKSFKIKFTNDTFVTGKTTLILNSEYNDKSYLRTFLSTYLFNQSNYYCSEAQHIKVFLNSNFFGLYLMMNNIDNEFLIANNLNINANLYESKNRGASLNVYDNIHYHWKKENNKSTDWKDIEKLIDNLNDCPVSEYYQFAKATFDYEKMINIIAINMLIANGSTYYHNYYIYNNSEKWLMIPWDFDKTFSAYGIEYPYHSSSNYWTSVLHDNPFFEKAILCEAIFNDVKTKLTQIHNNIFNPLHLNPIIDSIKNSISEAVESDSIDNISDTNEWKNAITQEVDFIKNRYDELIFQFNNFPSAFNVIAKPHINNDEVTFSWNKSKSPKGKVISYKLYYSLNDNFFSAETKIVSNINDTFYKLSLPEGQYFWKVVATDGIFEINGFDVLNTFIINNNVENIVINEINYNSSSNFDTDDWVEFYNPDNVAINLSGYVFKDNSHSYKFREGCIIGAKDYLVLCENAEDFTDYISEIDNYIGNTNFGFSSNGEVLTLFDSSGKIVDVVEYSPSYPWASEADGKGPTLELIQPYFDNFLAKNWRASSFHGTAGKLNGVYGSLEISITTDIKIYPNPANNLLNIIAPKETNIESITIYNSLGKVTFHKNKIQSKNPVKIELNKLESGIYILKLCTVKNTHLKRFIVVK